Part of the Triticum urartu cultivar G1812 chromosome 2, Tu2.1, whole genome shotgun sequence genome, GAAATGTATATGAAAAATTGCAAGTTGCATTTTTTACTGAATTAAAATAGGACTTTCTTTTCTGGGTTGATTTGAATTTAAGAAAACCATTATTCGCAAAAAAAAGACTGTAAGAAAACCACAGTCAACCTGGACATAAACAAACCCTATGTGTAGCACCTAGAGGAGACCCAACGAGAGGAGCAAGCACACACCCATATTTCAGTGCCATTGTGGTTCCCTCACCGCTGTTGCCTGCTCCGACGACGCCATGCGGGAGGGGAACCATGATAGCTTGTTTTCGTGGGCGCTCAATAGTTTAGGTATCTTAGTTAGAATTTTGGTTGTCCATGACTTACGCTTTGGTAGTGGCGAAGGCAGGACGAAAAAGTTTCCTAGACGACAGTGTGAGGAAGGGGAACCATGAAAGCTTGTTTCCACGGTCGCACAATAGTCTAGGTGTCTTAGATAGAATTTTGGTTGTATATGACATCAGCTCTAGTGGTGGGGAAGGCAGGACGAAATAATTTTCCTACAAATCTCCCATTGAGCAATCATTCTCTTGGCTATCGGTGTTGGATCTTGTAGTCGGTGTTTGTACCGTGTCGGGTCCTTCGGATCTGGGCGGGGGCTTTGCGTGTCTTCGTGTTGGTATTGTGGTAATGTGGTCTTCTTCCTGCCTTTTTGTGTTGGTGGTGTTGCACATAGCTATAGAGGCGTCGGTGGCGGAAGGCCATCCCTTGGGGTCTTGTGTTATGTTCCCCGACCTTTTGCGGCAGTGACAAGCTTGTGGCTTCTTTATCTCCTCATGGGTATCCCCCTGTCGCAGTTGTTGCAAAGCTCACGGAAGTTTTGTTCAGAAAATTGAAATGTTCAACTTTTTTGTTCATGCTCCCTCTCTATCGTAACGAGGGTTCTCTTTGCCGGTCTCGCAAATCTGACGGAAGTTTTGCTCAGAAAATTTAAAAGTTCAAAATTTCTTGAAGTTCATTTCTGAAAGTTtataatttcaaaattttcaaaaaaaccCAAATTTCCAATCATGAAACTAGGGAATGATTTTATGAGAGTGGAAACTATAATGCCTGAAAGTGCCAAAAATAGAAAGTTATGGAAAATGGGAAGTGCCAAAAATGGAAGTTTCTAAAACGGGGGAAATAGGTCCCTTGAGGGGCCAAAGGGCGCCGACCACTTCAATCAACAGTAGCTACAAGCTGTAAGGCAACGCTTCTCAATCAAAAAAAAAATGGTCACACCTGCTTAGATCAAATTAGTTGAGTGTAAGAATCCATAAAGATAGATTAGACATAATGAATTGAGGGTACTGTAAAACAGCTTGGCATTCTAAAGTAGCAAAAATCTCATGTAGAAAGAATACTAGTGTTATACCTCAAAGACCAACACATGTAAACATTTTATCTTTGTTGTCTCCACGTAGGCGAATGTTTGGCTATGTTATAGGACCAGTTAGCTTTCATACTGATGACTATCGTTGCGACATGCACCTGTCTATGGTAGGATCTTTTTTATCAATTTCATGGAGCTATACTCCtcaatttgaaaaaaaaaacctCAAAAGCTTGCGAAAACAAAAACAAATCTGAATGCAATTCTTAATAACCTATCTATGGCTAGCACTATTACAGGCCCAAGCAAAAGCCAGACTTCAGCGCATACGCAGAATAACAAGCACACAACAATGAATCAGATCCATATTAGCGCAAGCAATTGAAGCTCATCAACCAGCAGTCTATCGCGTCGTCGGCACCCACCCTTGACCCTTAAGATAAGCTTTGACAATCACCATCTTGAACCGATGCACGACTTTAACTCTTCTTCGTCCCTGTTTTTTTGCAGCAAAACACACACAACGAGGTGATTATAGAGCTAGAAAATCAaaaaactcagaaagattgttaggatgaaaaACTAGAGAGGACCAACAACAAATATTTGTGTGCGCAATATAGACAttagtcaactataggatggcaGTAACTGGAAGAGGATTTGTAGCACTTGGGTGCTCCAGACCCCTATATGAACATTAAGTTTTAAAAGAATACCGGGAAATTTTAAAAACAACAAGTGGGGATTTGGGATATGAAACCTGGGTCCAATCTGCTTCCATGTGAAATTTTATGAGAAAATACTAGGAAACATATCGGTGGCAAAAAGACAAAAAATCTCTATGTATAGAAAAAACTATTTGGATGGATTTTAGTTAGAACTGTAATTTCTTCATCACGGATACACTTTCTGGTATTTTTCTATGAGACTTCATACGGGAGTAGATTGGGTATCCAAGTTTGAGATCCCAAGATTTCAgattatttttttgaattttcatGGTATTTTTTAATTTAGTTTTCATGCAGGGGGTGGAGCACCCGGGTGCTCCTGTGTATTTTTCCGGTACTAACTGTCTTACCTTAATTTTTTCCCATGCATACCATTTCAATATTTAGAAAATATATTTTATGTGTATATTTGTTTTGAGTCCTTTTTAAAGTAGTTCATGGATGATTACCTCTAAAACCACATGTATGCTCAAGAGGcaaggaaggtattcatacaacactcACAATATAATATTGAAGTCTTATTCAAGAGGATGAAGGATGGGAGGACAATCATCCACAACCGTTGCCCTAAAGTTGCGAGGACCTTCAACATGTCGAAGGCTTAACATTCGCCTTCCGCTTTAGTAGTTTTCAGTGACCCTGCTTCAGGGCAACGCCTGTGGATGATAGCCAACCAATCCTTCGCTCTTTTGAGGAAGACTTTAATATTataccgtgggtgttgtatgaatacatTCCTTACTTCTTGAGCATATATGTGGTTCCACATGTAATCATTAGTGAACTGCTTTGCAAAGGACTGAAAACAAAGATAGTTATAAATATATTTTCTAGATATTGAAATGGTGTGCAAGGAAAAAAACAAGGTAAGCCAGTTAATACCATCATGTCTTCTTCATTACGCACACAAAGAATTTGTTGTTTTTCCTCATTAGTTTTTCTCTTAACAATCTTtcctgagtttcttgacttgactgatattcatggataTATCATTTTCTCATATGCAAAACGGGTTGAACAATGGGTCTAAACCATTGACACTGGGACCTACATGCAAGACCAAATtattaaaacctaaatattaTAAATTTTATTGCAATTGCACAATATTGTTATATTACCCAAAGGACCCTGAGCAAACCTCGATGTTAAATCTAAGTGTCTCCCAATGTTACCATGTAATTACATAAGGTAAATATTAATCAGGTTAAGTATGAATTGACACTCTATGAATAAAAATAGGTTAATGAAGAATAAACACATTGCCGACCTAACAAATTCAAGTTGAAAAGGCCAGGTAATCACAACGTGCATGTTTAACACCCAaaaaatatagcaattgtatatatttctcatgtatttagtacaatcAAATTTGATTTATTTTTCACATGTATAATGACTTAATTAGCAATGCAAAATTATACCCCAACAAGTGAACATCATATTGcataattgaaccaaacagtGCAACTAAACACCACACCGTATAATTGAACCAAATAGTGCAACCGAACACCACATTGCATAATAGAACAATACTTAAAGATTAGGTTGCAACACAtgtctatacctactaataaagtaAGGTGCGTTTATCTGATTTTTTATCCGTTCACCGTTGAATATATATATTTTTTCGATCCAAGGTGATACTAATTTTTTGTACATCTGTCTCCTAGAAAACAAAAGACGGACTGTCCAGAATTTCGTACGCTCACGCTGTTGCCAAGCGAACTCAGTCCACTCTTTTTCCTGCCCATGCGTCTAGGAAAGCTCTATTTGCCGCACGTGGTGATATATAGTTGGAACTTCGCACAGAGCGCCATAAACTGGGATGACCCGTTTTCCTTTTTTCTATCTATTTTGCTTTTTATTTCTggtttctttttttctttttactTTCAAGTTTTTTTTACCTTTTTTCTTAAATTCAAAATTCTTAAAAAAACGTTTGGAATTTCATTTTTTTACTTTCCAAAAATGTTCAGGAATACAAAAAATTATTTCCATTTTGAAAAACGTTTGGAAATTTAATCTGATCAAAATTAAAAATGGGAATTTTTCCAAAACTGATTGTGTCATCAAAATTGTTCGTGATTCTCCAAAAAACTGCATTTTGAATAAGTTCCAAATTAAAATAATAATATTATTTTAGTGAAATGTTCACAAAATCAAAATAATATTCGCTTTTAAAAAACAAATTTTCTAAAATTGTTATGAATGTTCAAACATGTTCCCTTTTCAAAAATATCTCACatgttcaaaaaatgttcgtgttttTATAAGAGGTTCAGGTTTCAAATTCTTTTtatgaattttaaaaaatgttcatatctaatttttttttgtgtttttccaAAAATGTATgaaatttgcaaaaaaaaaaggttcagaatttcaaaaaatgttcatgtttccAAGAATATTCGGCAATTCATAATATtaaaaaaaacaggaaaaaatcaaaaaatgttTTGAATCTAACACTACAGTATGTTTTTAAATACTCTCGCTCGCCATTGGTTGGCAAAACGTGTTTGTTCGAGTGGCTGGCAGCACGTGGTCGGGTCTTTGAGGGCGTGAGTTTAATCCTTCAACTCGTCATTTTTTTATTCGTGCCTTACAGACATAGGACGTTCGGCGTGTGCTAGTAAAAGGTAAAACGAATATGCTTAACCGTAGTAGCCAGTTAAACCTAAGTCCTTAGTAAGCTAAAAACAAGCTAACCCTCATCATCGAAGATGACGATGGGGACCTCCCCTTGGAAGAGAGCTAGGCTTCCACATCGTGGTTGCCCTTGTTGTCGTGGTGGTTTCTTGAGCCAGTCCGGTCATTGCTATTTGTGATAGGTGTTGggttccctgaagaggaaggatGATGTAGTATAGTACTCCCTTTGTTTCAAAATAACTTTGTACTAagcttgagacacttattttgaaacagagggagtagcatATAGTATTTTCCTCAGTTAAGAATCAATATTTATGGAACCAGTAGGAGACTCACATAAACAAAACGTTAacaacacatgcacacacacaaacaaaatacttgcacccaacgcgggcAAGAGAGTTGTCAACCCCTTGTACTCGTTAATTGCAAAGATTAATTCTGACAGTGATAGATAAATAAAATGTAAaagaaaataataataaataaattgCAATAAGGATATTTAGGGTTTTAGTAAATATAGAGTGAATGGACTCGGGGACCATAATGCTCGCTGGAGGCATCTCTCTCATTGGCATAGCAACGGTGTGTAAACAAATTAGTATTGAGCAGCTGATCCATAGAGGCATCTCTCTCATTGAGCATAACAACGAcatgatcaatatataggcattacgtccgagataagtagaccgacatccatctgcatctactactattactccacctaTGCCTATGTtgcttctttgcttcaaactatACCATGTGTTTTCGGTTTCGCTGATTTCACGGTATGAAAGTCTATGACCAACAAAAGAAAAGATGGTTATGTTTAAAGAGTTGGAACAACCACTAGTAGCAACTTAGAAGACAACCGCGTAACTACTTCTAAGATGCCACTACTGGCTGTACCCAAAAAACATTGTTTACAACTAATGATTTTGATCTTTAACTGAGAGATTAAACATGCAACTTTGAGTGTAAAAACTTTACCGAATGATTAAATATGCAACCTGGTGATCTATATGCATAGTTTGTTATTTTGAATTTGCCATCGTTTTGGACGCTGGACCAACATGCATGATGGTTGATGGACTAGGCAATGTGCGCCAAGGCACACTCCCCTACCTAGTtaatcaaagagagagaaaaggagGGAGGAGACTGCTTACTAGTGGGCCCCGCAACCAATTCAACAGGCGTTTGACAACACCATTTATTCTTGCCACGTCAGGCGGGCCCAGATTGTCATGATCGTGTCCGAAATGCGTTTATCGCTCGGTCAATGTTTTATATGAAAAATTAACGTCGTGTGCGGTGTTTTTCGCCAAAAAATGGTGTTATATTGCTAATGATGTTGCAGTCGTGGTGGTTATATGCTTGTTACTCCCTCTTCGCTAGGCTGCTAGCTACTGCTATTCCCGTGTTTTAGCTAGATGGGAGCTCGGCTTGGTTGTTGTGATTTTGATTGGTCAGCAATTCTATCCGGAGAATCAATCATCCCGAGTGAACTTCAAAAAAGACAAACAATTTCCAAATTGATGAACTGGGTAAACACATCACCCTCCTTGCCCGTGCCACCATCGACTCCGTTTGTGGTGGTTGCGGGCCCCGTTCCCAATGTGGGACGGGGGACCATGATATGTGGTGCGTGTTGTAGTTAGACTCTCTCAGGGCTAGAGTATGAGATTGCAGTGATGATGGCGGCGCCGTGTGGATTAAGAATAAAGTTTTCCCAACTCCTCGTACACTTAGTCGGTGGTGGTCTCGTCGACATCGCAGAGGAGGGTATGAGATTGTTCGGTCACTGCTTTTCTGGAGTGGTGGACCTGGTTGTGTTTTCGTGTCACGCGGCTACTTCGAAGCCTTTTGGCTGAGCAGACGACGTCGTTTCGTGGGCCTCGTTCTGCTTCTCCGACTTGACTGGTGATGTTCAACCTGTTTTCTGCATCACTAGGGAGCCCGTGAGGTTAGATCTCACTGAAACCGCCAGGCCAGATCTGGGGTGGTCGTCCAATACTCTTTGTCGCATTCTTCTCGTGGTTGTTGTCGACGTCTTCTGGCTCCGACCGACGGCTTTCATACGTTGCGTCAAAACCGTTTCCCTTACCGCGGTGGTGTCTCGGAGATCCAGAGGGCCCATTGAATTTTTCTCACGGCGCGATGCCGGCCAGCCTAGGAGGGAGCCGTCGTCGGTTTCTCCAATGATCTTTACCCGCAAAAAATATATTCTCCAATGATCTATCTGTAATTATTAATCTTCATAAGGATGTTCTTGTAAAGTTGATCGACTTGAAGATACCGTCGTTCTCCACGCCGCGTCTCTCCTCGTCCTCTCGTTGTCCCGGATCCAAAGTCGAGTCCAAAGCCCAAACACTGGTCCCGCTACAACCCCAAAATCTCGCTCCCCTTCCCGCCAACCAACGCCAACCGTGGCGCCAACTTTCCCTCCTTCGCGCCAAGCCGCCTCCCCCTCTCCACGCTCCTCATACATACGCCGATATCCACAGTCGAGAAGCAGAGTAGGGTTCCACTTCCGGCACCGAGATCTCtgcccgcccgccgccgccgccgctccttCCCTCCCTCCTCAAGGCCGGCGCCTCCCCGGACGGAGCGGGCGGTCGCCCTCTTCGAGTTCGACGCCGGCCGTGCCGCGGCTCTTCCTCGATTTACCCGGGGCTAGGGCGGCTTCAGggctcgccgccgccgctccctcCGTCCTTCTTCAGCCCCTCCGTCCTCAACCTCAAGGTCAGCGCCTCCCCGGACGGAGCGGCCGGTCGCCCTCTTTGAGTTCGACACCGACCTTCCCGCGGCTTTTCCTCGATTTACCAGGGGCTGGGGCGGCTTCAGGTACCTGCAGGGTCTAGATCTGTGTTTATTTTCGCATCTGGTATCCGAGCTGATGAAATGAATACTACGTAGCAGATCTGTGTGTGGGTTGTGTTGAATCTGCCATGGCCAGGACTCTTGTAAAGCTGTAATTTTTGTGAGCTAGTAGCGTTCTAGGCCGATGAGAGGGTTATAGACTGACAGCAGGCGCTGGAGGCGCAGTTCTTAGCTCTGAGCCAGGGCTTGTTGAGGGATTCGTTATTAATTTTATTACTGATTATATCGTACTTGAAGATTGATGACAAATTTGAGGGTTTTCTCTCTTGACGACCACAGGGATGTGATTTTCGTCAGTAAAAGGCTGCAATTTTTTTCCGTCTCTATACAAATTGCCTGTTCAATGTTCTTCATCCATCCCCCCTACTGGAAGCACAGTTGTTTATTAAAAGATTtcacttatatatatatatatatatatatatatatatatatatatatatatatgctctgTTTTTTAATCTTGTGTCAagctcttttttcttcttctgcTCTGTTATGAAGAATACACGAGTTAATTGCAATGCCACATATTGTGATTCTTCGAAGATGCTTTCATGAATATAGGGATCCCATATTATAATATGGTGTCTGTTTCTGAAAGATGGCTTCATTTCTAGTGAAGATATTGATGCTTATCTGCACCATTTACTTGATTATAACACCTATTTTTTAAATGTCTACAGGGGTCCTTTTATTGCTTCCCTGAATAGATTTTGCTACAGATAAGGCGCTCAATCAGTTGACTGTCATTTAGCCACGATGTCTTGCGTGGTTAACAGAATAGATTCGACCCTCAGAAGACCTGCAAAATTCAAGAAGACCCGTGTATTAAGTGATATATACAGCGACAGTTACGAAGTGGATTTCACCAGTTTAAAGCCTGTCAAGACCGAGATGATTGATTCTGAAGAATTTGCCTTAACTTCACCCTCAGAACTCAAGGATCTCAGAGCTCGGCGTAAACCTAAGAATAAGAAGGCTCCAAAAACTATTTCTGAAGAATCTGGCACCAAGAATCAATCTCAGTGTGGGGATTTTGGGGATGAAAGATCAGATGTGGAAGTTGATCTTGATGAGCCTCTTATTGCTTTGAAACAGAACAAAGGAAAGATACCACCTTGTAAAGCAAACAGAAAGATGGATGCATCATCTTCTCCACATGCTACAAAACCAGTTGATACATCGCCAAAGGGCGATGAAGTCAGTCCTGTGCAAACTTTCCTATTTGAGTCAACACTCCATGACCCAGTGACAGTGAAGCTTGAAACAAGAGCTGTAGATCAAGAGCACTGCACAATTGCCATTGGTGGGTATTGTTACCCAAGCAAAAATAAAATCCTTATATTCCAGTTCTTTGTTATCTCAATATCGAAGATCAATCCACATGACTTCTGTCTTTCAGCCATTACTTTTTTCTTGAAGCAAACCTTTTTGAGGATCCTTTTTGCATCAAAACTTACATTTTTTTTTTCTGTACTGGCAGAACATAATGAAGAAATACCTGGGGAGGACATCTGCTGTGCCGAAATGGAAAATACAGTGTTTCACACCCGTGACCATTTATCTGTTGTGCTGCATCAGTTTCCCATAGAAGATAATGGATGTGGACAGCAGCCTGGTTCCATCACCCAAGCAATTGAACAGGATGTTTCTGACGCTGAAGTGCATTTGCATGACAATGTGGAACAAAAAAAGATGGATCACAATTTTTCTTCACTTGATCCCATTGATGAAGTGTGCAACCATCATAAATCATTGGATGATACAAGTAATTCAGATGTGAATAAGTCTTCTGCTGGGAATGAACTTCTGTTGTCTTCTGTTAATCGTTCTTGTGAAGATCAGACAGATAACAATGAATACAGGTATCCAGAAGTTGTTCAAGTCAATACATCAGAAAGCATAAAACCTGTGGAAGAGTCTTCTCCAATTTATGAGTTTAAAACATATATGAGGCGCACATTGGTAGTCATGCAACCTGATTCATGTGGAAGCACAGACAAGATTTGTACTTCACTTGAGGAGGTTGTGCAGATGCCGGTGGAGGGTCAATCAGATTCACTGGTCTGCCATGATGTGAAAACAAAGGATATATTACTGCATATGAATGTTGAGCAAGCAGCCACAGGCTACAATTTCGCTTATGACAAAACTCTTGATTTGGCTCATACTGCCCATTTTGACGCCCAAGATGGGCGGCTAGAAAATATAGTTTATGATGCTCTGAATAATCATGTGCAGCGGAATTGTTTTGAAACAAAAACTTCTGTTGTAGTTCCAGATACTGTTGTGGTTCTGAGCCCACCAACTGTAGCAGATGTTTCACATGATGGTCACATCTTACTCGCCAACATGGATGAGTCATCAAAGGATATGAATCAGCTAAGTGGTACAATGAATGTTGACATTTGTAGATCTGTTAATGATCAAGAATCAAGAGAAGCATATGTTGTTCAACAAGAGTTATCCCAGGCTTGTGTTAACATGGGCAAAACTGGATGTGCAATATCAGATAGCTCCTCTAATCTTGAAGAAACACAGGAAATTTCTGCTGAAGCTTCAATTTCAACTCCATCCTGCCTGGGAACTCATGGGCAAACTAGGGCGTCTGATTTTTCCATTGATGAAGGATCAATTGAAGTTCATACTCCAAAAAAACTGTTGTCCAAGAGAAAGGTCTGCAGAGCTCTTTTAATCATGTTTCAAAGAATAGTTGTGAACGAGTTTCTCATCTTTTACACTACCCTTTTTTTTCAGACTATGTCGCCAGCTTGTCAGGAGAAGTTTTGCAATGCTTGGGCTGATATCGATTTGTGTGGAGTCCAAAGGACGAGTAAGCAATCTATGCTATCTGCAGTGTTTTTTTAGCAGAGTAGTTAATTTTATAGTATTTCTTATTGTTCATGTTACCATTGCTGTTTTCAGAGAGAAAGATTAATCTTGAAGACCAATCTATGTTAACCACAGACAGCAAACTTAAGAGCAGAACTTCTATCTCCACAAGCAAAGGAGATGTCAAGTCAACAGAATCTCCATCTCCTCAGATGACAAGTCCATCTGTTCTTTTGGACACTGAGAAAGCTGTTGAGTTTTCACAAAGGCAGATGCATGATATAGAGAACATTGCAGCAAATCTTATCAGGAGCTTGAAGCACATGAGAAGTTTAGTGGACGCAAATTTGTCATCGGAATCACATTCTTTGCTTCCCAGTTTTAACACTGCCGAGGTGAGACATTATTAATTGTACTAGATACTTGTGAACTCATTTGATTTTACTGCTGTGCAACCGACTGATGATCCAACAAAATAAGTAGATAATATTGTTGCTCAATGAAGTTAAATCATATATTGGCTTTGGAGCACAAAAAGTTGCATTTCAGATTTGTCTTTCTGCGTTTCTCTAATTTTGTTTCTGTTAGTTGCTTCTATTTATATCACATAATATAAAGCTAAAGCTCCTTCCATTACTAGTACTATGATGCTATGATTTGTTCAAAGTTAGTTTCTTGTTGTACAGCAGAATTACTATTGATTTACATTTGCGGTTGTGATGTAAACCATCTGTTGGGACTGAAAATATCACATGCCTTATTAATTATTGGTGTACTTAAATGTGCTTTGTCCTGTCTGTGCATTAATTAGTGCAAGTCTACCTTCTTTCCTTGGAATTAGGCGGGACTTGTTTAGGCTTACCAGAGCTTAAGATATTGTCAGATCATGAATTAGGAGCTGTTTGAAGTTCACAGCAATCTGGTCAGATACTTGACTGATATCTTATGATTATCATTCACAGATGAGAGCAGCATCCAAGGATGCATTAGATGTCGAGAGAACTACAAGGAAATGGTTGTCTATAATGAACAAGGATTGCAACCGCTTTTGCAAAATATTGGTTGGTATTCCTGCTTTTAAGCTTGTTTAATAGTACTGCAGTGTTCTCTGAACTCTCAGCTTGCATTTGTGTCACCGCTCACCACTACTAAAATCCTAATTATAGACGCTGGAGGGAAAGAAGGCTGTTCCACATCCACAAGTGCCGAGGAAACGTAGGAAGATAACGTTCGCGGATGAAGCTGGAGGAACGCTCTGCTCTGTTAAGGTGTTTAGTGATGGACAGACCTCTCCTTCCGCATGCCAGGGCGAGTTATGAACATTATTTGGACTGATAGCGTCAGGCAATTCTTTCATAGTAAGTTGATTTTGATAATGAAGAATCAAACAAGATGGCCCTGGTTTTTTTGTTCAGAGAGAGATGGATGGCCCTAGAGTTGGGAACCAAGTAACGGGGGAATGCTGATGTCTGTCATTGTGTCTATACTTGTTTTTCTTCTAGCAGTGTATGTTTAGATGCTTAGAGTGCATGTGAAGTGGCTTCTGAAACTGTTCCATCAGAATGCCACTTGTTGTAGTTTCTAGACAAGAATCAACTTGCTGCAATTTGATGTTGCGGTTGATTTGATTGTACAACTGATTGTTTCTCGATGTGGGCTTGTGGATTCCTCTGGTTTAGCCATGACTAAATCTGTTCTACTGTATCTAGCTAGATGAGTCGGTGTAGTCACCCATGACATTTCAGTTCGATCAGTTTATGAATTACCATTTCTTCTTTTTATGACAGAAGTTGTCAGGTGTACATATGTGTATATCCATAGCCTAAGGGTTGTGCAGACTGCCAGTTGGACTACACTGATGTGTCTACTGTGATTGGCAGGGATCAAAGCAACATCTGCCAAAATTTACCGCACGCCCCACTGGAGGCTACAGTAGAATCGGGGACGAAATCTTTTTTTTTCTGAGCAGGGAGgtccgactgggccggcccatttcaGGCCACGGTACAAGAAAAATAACGTACTGCCATTCCCCCCTGTCGTTTTATTGGTTTTAAACATTTGCTCTGTTTTGTTGGTTTAATTAGTTTTTCTATTCTGGTCCTATAGAAAacaaatatttttttaaaaaatcgagaacattttctgaaatCCTAAATTTCTTTTGAATTTTCTTAGAGACACGTTTCCTAAAACCATTTTGTTTGAAAATCGGAAAACATTTATTTAATAATAAAAATGGGATTAATTTTTATTGAAAATACGaatatttttttggaatttttaaaATTATTAAGATGAATATTTATATGAAAAGTGATCCTTTATACACTTAAAAAGTCGACCAAAATTTGAAAATCCCAAACATTTCTTACATATTGAAATAATGAGAACAAAATTCGAGAAACACGAACAGTTCTAAAAAAATCAACAAAGTTCTTGAAATGTGAAAAACTTTAAATTTCAGGaacattttttttgcaaaaaatagAGAAAAATAATTTTTTTTTGAAGGAAACAACATAAAATAGAACAAATAGATTAAAACCTTCTAAAAGGTTCCCAAAACCAGTAAAAAGCTGAACAAGACCTTCCAGGTTACAAAAACCAGGATTGATATAGCACCGAGCTAGCTAATGGGCCGGCTCAAATCTGGTTCGCTCTTTGCATTATTCGTCGCCCAGGTCAGCTAGGTGTATGAAATAATGTGGGTACTTTTGGGTTTGGAGAAGATGACGATCTCTGGAATTCCTGGCCAACCCAGCCTGCCAAACTAGGGTTCAGTGGTCGTATTTCCATGTGTTGCGCTTAAAGACGATACTTTTCATTCTTTATTTTTTGATGGGAATGAAACTTTTAATTCATTCTGCAAAAACCGATACAAGTTGCCACAGTCACATTCATTTTCTTGCAGACGATATATATGACTTGGTGTACCTACAACTCTTGCTTTTGAATTCATCCTATGTAGGCAGTGGTGAAGCCACACACAAACTGTGTAGTCATTATATGAA contains:
- the LOC125535317 gene encoding uncharacterized protein LOC125535317, which encodes MSCVVNRIDSTLRRPAKFKKTRVLSDIYSDSYEVDFTSLKPVKTEMIDSEEFALTSPSELKDLRARRKPKNKKAPKTISEESGTKNQSQCGDFGDERSDVEVDLDEPLIALKQNKGKIPPCKANRKMDASSSPHATKPVDTSPKGDEVSPVQTFLFESTLHDPVTVKLETRAVDQEHCTIAIEHNEEIPGEDICCAEMENTVFHTRDHLSVVLHQFPIEDNGCGQQPGSITQAIEQDVSDAEVHLHDNVEQKKMDHNFSSLDPIDEVCNHHKSLDDTSNSDVNKSSAGNELLLSSVNRSCEDQTDNNEYRYPEVVQVNTSESIKPVEESSPIYEFKTYMRRTLVVMQPDSCGSTDKICTSLEEVVQMPVEGQSDSLVCHDVKTKDILLHMNVEQAATGYNFAYDKTLDLAHTAHFDAQDGRLENIVYDALNNHVQRNCFETKTSVVVPDTVVVLSPPTVADVSHDGHILLANMDESSKDMNQLSGTMNVDICRSVNDQESREAYVVQQELSQACVNMGKTGCAISDSSSNLEETQEISAEASISTPSCLGTHGQTRASDFSIDEGSIEVHTPKKLLSKRKTMSPACQEKFCNAWADIDLCGVQRTKRKINLEDQSMLTTDSKLKSRTSISTSKGDVKSTESPSPQMTSPSVLLDTEKAVEFSQRQMHDIENIAANLIRSLKHMRSLVDANLSSESHSLLPSFNTAEMRAASKDALDVERTTRKWLSIMNKDCNRFCKILTLEGKKAVPHPQVPRKRRKITFADEAGGTLCSVKVFSDGQTSPSACQGEL